Proteins encoded in a region of the Deltaproteobacteria bacterium genome:
- a CDS encoding nucleotidyltransferase domain-containing protein, which produces MDIKPIINYFETRRDVAFAFLFGSQAQGRATKLSDVDIAVYFYPEQRHPVEYEEEVFYQGENEIWSDLETLLRREVELLVLNRVAACVAASAIRGIPLVINDWGLYLDFMLTITDEGDDFMEYIINDYKERALIEKRS; this is translated from the coding sequence ATGGATATCAAACCAATAATAAACTACTTTGAAACCCGGAGGGATGTTGCTTTTGCCTTTTTATTCGGCTCGCAAGCCCAGGGAAGGGCGACGAAACTATCGGACGTGGATATCGCCGTATATTTTTATCCCGAACAAAGGCACCCCGTAGAGTACGAGGAAGAGGTTTTTTACCAGGGGGAAAATGAGATCTGGTCGGATTTGGAAACCCTTCTAAGAAGAGAAGTCGAACTATTGGTATTGAACCGTGTGGCGGCTTGTGTGGCGGCCAGTGCCATAAGGGGCATCCCCCTGGTCATTAACGACTGGGGGCTCTATCTTGACTTTATGCTGACCATAACAGACGAAGGCGACGATTTCATGGAATATATTATTAATGACTATAAAGAGAGAGCCTTAATTGAAAAAAGAAGTTAA
- the holB gene encoding DNA polymerase III subunit delta', whose product MSFTHIQGQDRAVENLKQSLQRDKLHHAYLFSGPEGIGKKKTALELAKALNCDRPGPEGGCDQCPSCQKIQKGIHPDFIHLKPEGVNIRIEQIRNLGQQLAYGPALGRFRLCLLDMASDLNEPAANAFLKTLEEPPPGTLFVLLVRDPGELLPTLVSRCMTIGFNPLSLSLITEKLMEEKGLSREEAQALSLVSGGSLGRAFEFLKTNFWKKQEAWISQLEGFSQAGMAQLLAWAKSWLGSREETQENLEIGQWCLRDLIWVRAGLEDKVSLLPHLRERVRALAFSLPHHVWLKRMTLLSQAAIYNTQNVNAQLNWEVLFLKMAKDFC is encoded by the coding sequence ATGTCCTTTACCCACATTCAAGGCCAGGACCGGGCCGTAGAAAATCTGAAACAATCCCTGCAAAGGGACAAGCTCCATCATGCCTATCTATTCAGCGGACCGGAAGGGATAGGGAAAAAAAAGACCGCCCTGGAGCTGGCCAAGGCCTTGAACTGCGACCGGCCCGGGCCGGAGGGGGGATGCGATCAATGCCCCTCCTGTCAAAAAATTCAGAAGGGGATTCATCCGGATTTCATCCATCTAAAACCCGAAGGGGTCAATATCCGGATCGAACAGATTCGCAATCTGGGCCAGCAACTGGCCTATGGGCCGGCCCTGGGCCGCTTTCGCCTCTGCCTTTTGGATATGGCCTCGGACCTGAATGAGCCAGCGGCCAATGCCTTTTTAAAAACCCTGGAAGAACCACCGCCGGGGACCCTCTTTGTGCTCCTGGTGAGAGATCCCGGGGAATTATTGCCCACCCTGGTCTCCCGTTGTATGACCATCGGCTTCAACCCCCTTTCCCTGTCCCTGATCACTGAAAAATTAATGGAAGAAAAGGGGCTGTCCAGGGAAGAGGCCCAGGCATTGAGTCTGGTGTCCGGAGGGAGCCTGGGGCGGGCCTTTGAATTTCTGAAGACCAATTTCTGGAAGAAGCAGGAGGCCTGGATCAGTCAGTTGGAAGGTTTCTCCCAGGCCGGGATGGCCCAGTTATTGGCTTGGGCCAAAAGCTGGCTGGGTTCCAGGGAAGAGACCCAGGAAAATCTGGAGATCGGCCAGTGGTGCCTTCGCGATCTTATCTGGGTCCGGGCCGGTTTGGAAGATAAAGTGTCGCTTCTGCCCCATTTAAGAGAGCGGGTCCGGGCCCTGGCCTTCAGCCTGCCCCATCATGTCTGGCTGAAACGGATGACCCTGCTCAGCCAGGCTGCGATCTATAACACCCAAAATGTCAACGCCCAGTTGAACTGGGAAGTCCTTTTTCTTAAAATGGCTAAGGATTTTTGCTGA
- a CDS encoding DNA helicase, which yields MNQIVLSIEAEFLSQYDLLPKDIKKKFKKQLAFLKDNPKHRSLQVHQIEGSDYWEFYVDKGYRCVFKKEGPIYQLHFVGTHDLIDKF from the coding sequence GTGAATCAGATTGTCCTATCCATCGAAGCCGAATTTCTTTCGCAGTATGACCTCCTCCCCAAAGATATCAAAAAGAAATTCAAAAAACAGTTAGCTTTTCTAAAAGATAATCCCAAACATAGATCTTTACAGGTGCATCAAATTGAAGGCTCGGATTATTGGGAATTTTACGTAGATAAAGGCTATCGGTGTGTCTTTAAAAAAGAAGGCCCCATCTATCAACTCCATTTTGTGGGTACCCATGATTTGATTGATAAATTTTAG
- a CDS encoding AbrB/MazE/SpoVT family DNA-binding domain-containing protein: MKAVTVSQKGQVAIPKEIRERLRIKTGDQLIFKISKGKIILEPTINVPRSQAWFWTEEIQQKIKKAEKNFQAGNFKRYDRIDDLLGDLKE, encoded by the coding sequence ATGAAAGCCGTCACCGTATCCCAAAAAGGTCAAGTGGCCATACCTAAGGAAATCAGGGAAAGGCTCCGCATTAAAACCGGAGACCAATTAATATTTAAAATTTCTAAAGGCAAAATTATTTTAGAACCCACTATAAATGTTCCCAGGTCCCAGGCCTGGTTTTGGACGGAAGAGATCCAACAAAAAATAAAAAAGGCGGAAAAAAACTTCCAGGCCGGTAATTTTAAGAGGTATGACCGTATCGATGATCTCTTAGGGGATCTAAAAGAGTGA